A window from Chitinophagaceae bacterium encodes these proteins:
- a CDS encoding T9SS C-terminal target domain-containing protein, translating into MNLVLKFCTTFLIFIIFFETVSGQIQRCHSTEYKNYQIENVEGYAERLAEANDILHAYKHSSAFQRQSNDILTIPVVVHVVYNTAVQNISDEQILSQIEVLNEDFRRLNADAANTPAEFQGVAADAGIEFCLATTDPDGNETTGITRTQTSINQFFFNNNVKYTSQGGKNGWDPTRYLNIWVCNLGGGLLGYAEMPTANPGPTDGVVIGYTYFGRTGTLSNTFNKGRTTTHEVGHWLGLLHNWGDGGCGVDDNIADTPLQGQPYYGCPAYPQSSCGSSDMFMNYMDYVDDACMNTFTEGQRTRMRAVLNTLRSSILSSDGCTFQVEFDIDAAIEEIKVPGEGQQICASRFYPEFILRNNGGIELNTATIEYELNGNVLFTYDWTGSLTTFQSEKIRLPIQNFNTGNYTLTIRVKDPNGFQDQNPANDSLTVNFTVTPAAHAVTIPLKEGFEDPTFPPAGWQFSNPGATFQWTRTTNAGGFGLSLNSAFFDSFNGSSNSNPDGKVKSLLTPTLSLQSTNFPFLEFDIAYARFDESFYESFEVAYSIDCGTSWNVIYQKSGLDLATATDKSIEFYPTDTEWRREHISINHINGIDYVDFRFTIESGWGNNLFLDNINISQTPSSVGESELPQRFKIYPNPVSNQLTFEFLDFNNQEVEYVLSITDILGREILNKKVHSNTRQHLFDTSNWEKGVYFFNIMSDKQIWSKKILKH; encoded by the coding sequence ATGAACTTGGTTTTGAAATTTTGTACCACATTTCTAATATTTATTATTTTCTTTGAAACAGTGAGTGGTCAAATCCAACGATGCCATTCAACGGAATATAAAAACTATCAGATAGAGAATGTTGAAGGATATGCTGAAAGATTGGCAGAAGCAAATGATATACTTCATGCTTATAAACACAGCAGTGCGTTTCAACGTCAATCAAATGACATTCTAACAATACCGGTTGTAGTGCATGTTGTTTATAATACTGCTGTACAAAACATTAGTGATGAACAAATTCTATCTCAGATAGAAGTCTTAAATGAAGATTTCAGGAGATTAAATGCGGATGCGGCAAATACTCCTGCTGAATTTCAGGGGGTTGCAGCAGATGCCGGAATTGAATTTTGTCTGGCTACCACAGATCCTGATGGAAATGAAACGACCGGAATTACACGTACTCAAACTTCTATCAATCAGTTTTTTTTTAACAACAATGTCAAATATACCAGTCAGGGAGGCAAGAATGGTTGGGATCCAACAAGGTATTTGAATATTTGGGTTTGTAATTTAGGTGGAGGGTTGTTGGGATATGCAGAAATGCCTACAGCAAACCCCGGACCCACGGATGGAGTAGTTATTGGATATACGTATTTTGGACGAACGGGTACTTTGTCAAACACTTTTAATAAGGGAAGGACTACTACTCACGAGGTTGGGCATTGGTTAGGACTGCTTCATAATTGGGGCGATGGCGGATGTGGAGTAGATGATAATATCGCAGATACGCCTTTGCAAGGTCAGCCTTATTACGGATGTCCTGCTTATCCTCAATCCAGTTGTGGCAGCTCTGATATGTTCATGAATTATATGGATTACGTAGATGATGCTTGTATGAATACCTTTACGGAGGGACAAAGAACTAGAATGAGAGCAGTTTTAAATACACTCAGGTCTTCTATACTCAGTTCTGATGGTTGCACTTTCCAGGTTGAATTTGATATAGATGCAGCAATAGAAGAAATTAAAGTTCCGGGTGAAGGCCAGCAAATTTGTGCCAGCAGATTTTATCCGGAGTTTATACTGAGAAATAATGGTGGCATTGAATTGAATACGGCAACCATAGAATATGAGTTAAATGGAAATGTTTTATTTACCTATGATTGGACCGGCTCTTTAACCACTTTTCAATCAGAAAAAATAAGATTACCGATTCAAAATTTTAATACAGGAAATTACACACTTACAATCAGAGTCAAAGACCCCAATGGTTTTCAGGATCAAAACCCGGCAAATGATTCATTGACAGTTAACTTTACTGTAACGCCGGCTGCTCATGCAGTTACCATTCCATTGAAAGAAGGTTTTGAGGATCCGACATTTCCACCTGCCGGATGGCAGTTTTCTAATCCCGGGGCTACTTTTCAATGGACAAGAACTACGAATGCAGGAGGTTTTGGATTGTCTTTAAACAGTGCCTTTTTTGATAGTTTCAACGGCTCTTCAAACAGCAACCCGGATGGTAAAGTAAAAAGTTTGCTCACTCCGACATTGAGTCTGCAAAGTACAAATTTTCCTTTTTTAGAGTTTGATATCGCTTATGCCCGCTTTGATGAAAGCTTTTATGAGTCATTTGAAGTAGCTTACTCTATAGATTGCGGAACGAGCTGGAATGTTATTTATCAAAAATCCGGTTTAGATTTGGCAACCGCTACAGATAAATCTATTGAGTTTTATCCTACAGATACTGAGTGGAGAAGAGAGCATATTTCAATCAATCACATAAATGGTATAGATTATGTCGATTTTCGATTTACCATTGAATCCGGTTGGGGGAATAACCTTTTTCTCGATAATATAAATATCTCACAAACCCCCTCAAGTGTCGGGGAAAGTGAGCTGCCTCAAAGATTTAAAATTTATCCTAATCCGGTTAGCAATCAACTTACTTTTGAGTTTTTAGATTTTAATAATCAGGAAGTAGAGTACGTAC